One stretch of Limnohabitans sp. DNA includes these proteins:
- a CDS encoding TRAP transporter small permease, with amino-acid sequence MRKIIDPFFKLLEFLVVACLVAMVIMVFGNVVLRYGFNSGISISDEMSRYCFIWLTYIGAMVAMREKGHLGVDTLVRRLPLGGKKLCFFLSEAMMLGCNMLFFWGTWKMHDLQVTNISVVVGISMIWIYGIGYVTAAVMGIMNVHKLFQLLTGQLAEADLVLVVESEDKVVLAEIEPEVRGRA; translated from the coding sequence TTGCGAAAAATCATTGATCCCTTTTTTAAGCTCCTTGAGTTCCTGGTCGTGGCCTGCCTGGTGGCCATGGTCATCATGGTTTTTGGCAACGTGGTGCTGCGCTACGGTTTCAACTCGGGCATTTCCATCTCGGACGAGATGTCGCGCTACTGCTTCATTTGGCTGACCTACATCGGGGCCATGGTGGCCATGCGCGAGAAGGGCCATTTGGGCGTGGACACGCTGGTGCGGCGCTTGCCCTTGGGCGGCAAAAAACTGTGCTTTTTCTTGAGTGAGGCGATGATGCTCGGCTGCAACATGCTGTTCTTTTGGGGCACTTGGAAAATGCACGATCTGCAAGTGACCAATATTTCGGTGGTGGTGGGCATTTCCATGATCTGGATTTATGGCATTGGGTATGTCACGGCCGCTGTCATGGGCATCATGAACGTGCACAAGTTGTTCCAATTGTTGACTGGACAATTGGCTGAGGCGGATCTGGTGCTGGTGGTCGAGTCGGAAGACAAAGTGGTCCTTGCCGAGATCGAGCCTGAAGTGCGAGGCCGCGCATGA
- a CDS encoding DEAD/DEAH box helicase codes for MNFEELNLAPALMQAVRELGYDTPTPIQAQAIPAVLAGQDLLAGAQTGTGKTAAFTLPMLHKLSLSEPGKNRFGGKAIRALVLTPTRELAAQVEESVRDYGKYLQLDSTVIFGGVGMNPQISKIKRGVDILVATPGRLLDLQGQGFLDLSSIEILVLDEADRMLDMGFIHDVKKVLALVPKDKQSLLFSATFSDEIRELAANLLKNPQSIQVTPSNTTVQRISQVIHPVGRSKKKDVLLHIIQKHDWSQVLVFTRTKFGANNVADFLTKNGVKAMALHGNKSQTARTQALAGFKSGDIRALVATDIAARGIDIEDLPHVVNFEIPNVSEDYVHRIGRTGRAGASGEAVSLVCLDEEGFMMDIERFTKQEIPVQLLEGFGPEPGEVAEPIAMGRQTLWGGAGKPPSRDVMAAAAKAARSDMVQRIRDNKAAGGGQGQRQPRAEGPGQGQHRPSRRHGPQGEGRFEGQGEGQGRRFENRGDGQGRGPRNGPRPEGRGDGRGPNPNRVGQGGGQDHRRGDGDELPRHIDPLKTTQFARLDLPNRKPVRTSGQPDPTRTSIDSLASGGRRHGGGGGGGGGGGGGGGYGGGKRGGNGGGGRGFGR; via the coding sequence ATGAACTTTGAAGAATTGAATCTGGCTCCTGCCCTCATGCAAGCTGTGCGCGAGCTCGGCTACGACACCCCCACCCCCATCCAGGCCCAAGCCATTCCTGCCGTTCTGGCTGGACAAGACTTATTGGCGGGTGCCCAAACCGGCACCGGCAAAACCGCCGCCTTCACCCTGCCCATGCTGCACAAGTTGAGCCTGAGTGAGCCGGGCAAAAACCGCTTTGGCGGCAAAGCCATCCGCGCTTTGGTGCTGACACCCACCCGCGAATTGGCCGCCCAGGTCGAAGAGTCGGTGCGCGACTATGGCAAATACTTGCAACTCGACTCCACCGTGATTTTTGGTGGCGTGGGCATGAACCCGCAAATCAGCAAGATCAAGCGCGGCGTGGACATTTTGGTGGCCACACCCGGCCGTTTGCTCGACCTGCAAGGCCAGGGCTTCCTGGACTTGTCCAGCATCGAAATTCTGGTGCTCGACGAAGCCGACCGCATGTTGGACATGGGCTTCATCCATGACGTGAAAAAAGTGCTGGCCCTGGTGCCCAAAGACAAGCAAAGCCTGCTGTTCTCGGCCACCTTCAGCGACGAGATCCGCGAACTGGCAGCCAACTTGCTCAAGAACCCCCAGAGCATCCAGGTCACGCCCAGCAACACCACGGTGCAGCGCATCTCGCAAGTGATCCACCCCGTGGGCCGCAGCAAGAAAAAAGACGTGCTGCTGCACATCATCCAAAAGCACGACTGGAGCCAGGTGCTGGTGTTCACGCGCACCAAGTTTGGCGCGAACAATGTGGCCGACTTCTTGACCAAAAACGGTGTGAAGGCCATGGCCCTGCACGGCAACAAAAGCCAAACTGCCCGCACGCAAGCGCTGGCGGGCTTCAAAAGCGGCGACATCCGCGCTTTGGTGGCGACTGACATTGCTGCACGCGGCATTGACATCGAAGACTTACCGCACGTCGTCAACTTCGAAATCCCCAACGTGTCTGAAGACTACGTGCACCGCATTGGCCGAACAGGCCGCGCAGGCGCCAGCGGTGAGGCGGTGAGCCTGGTGTGCCTGGACGAAGAAGGCTTCATGATGGACATCGAGCGCTTCACCAAGCAAGAGATTCCAGTTCAGTTGCTCGAAGGTTTTGGCCCCGAGCCCGGCGAAGTGGCCGAGCCCATCGCCATGGGTCGCCAGACCTTGTGGGGTGGCGCAGGCAAGCCCCCCAGCCGCGATGTGATGGCCGCAGCCGCCAAGGCCGCACGCAGCGACATGGTGCAACGGATTCGCGACAACAAGGCTGCTGGTGGCGGCCAGGGTCAACGCCAGCCGCGCGCCGAGGGCCCGGGTCAGGGCCAGCACCGCCCATCGCGCCGCCATGGCCCGCAGGGTGAAGGCCGCTTTGAAGGCCAGGGCGAGGGCCAGGGCCGTCGCTTTGAAAACCGTGGCGACGGTCAGGGTCGCGGCCCGCGCAACGGTCCACGCCCGGAAGGTCGTGGCGATGGCCGGGGCCCCAACCCCAACCGTGTTGGTCAAGGGGGTGGTCAGGACCATCGACGTGGCGATGGCGACGAGTTGCCACGACACATCGACCCCTTGAAGACCACGCAGTTTGCACGCCTGGACTTGCCCAACCGCAAGCCCGTACGCACCAGTGGCCAACCTGACCCGACCCGCACCAGCATCGACAGCCTGGCCAGCGGCGGTCGCCGCCATGGTGGCGGTGGCGGTGGCGGTGGCGGTGGCGGTGGCGGTGGTGGCTACGGCGGCGGCAAGCGCGGTGGCAACGGCGGCGGTGGCCGTGGCTTTGGTCGCTGA
- a CDS encoding gluconokinase, whose translation MKTPPLRLIVMGVSGCGKTTLARALSQVLGLEMVDGDDLHLPDSVEKMRVGIPLQDSDRWPWLDRIGAHLAQAQAHGRVVACSALKRAYRDRIRAHTGEVFFIFLNGDFELIRQRMRQREDHYMPLDLLESQFRTLERPQADESDVIELPITEAIDDLVRRARTAAQAHHQHTAHGPPRT comes from the coding sequence ATGAAGACCCCGCCTTTGCGTCTGATCGTGATGGGTGTCTCCGGATGCGGCAAGACCACCCTGGCGAGGGCTTTGAGTCAAGTCCTGGGCTTGGAGATGGTCGATGGAGACGACCTGCACCTGCCCGACAGTGTAGAGAAAATGCGCGTCGGGATTCCCCTGCAAGACAGCGACCGCTGGCCCTGGCTGGACCGCATCGGGGCTCATTTGGCCCAGGCCCAAGCCCACGGCCGTGTGGTCGCCTGCTCGGCCCTCAAGCGCGCCTACCGTGACCGCATTCGGGCACACACAGGCGAAGTGTTTTTTATTTTTCTCAACGGTGACTTTGAGCTGATTCGACAGCGCATGCGCCAGCGCGAAGACCACTACATGCCATTGGACTTGCTCGAGAGTCAATTTCGCACTCTTGAGCGACCGCAGGCGGATGAATCCGATGTCATTGAACTGCCCATCACCGAAGCAATTGACGATCTGGTGCGACGGGCACGGACTGCGGCGCAGGCGCACCATCAGCACACGGCTCATGGCCCACCCCGGACCTGA
- a CDS encoding mandelate racemase/muconate lactonizing enzyme family protein: protein MKITQLETILLGEFPNIIWVRLHTDEGLVGLGETFMGAQAVEAYLHEWVAPKLVGQDPLAIESRQRDITGYLGWRGSGVETRGNSAVDIALWDIFGKAAGMPVYTALGGKSRDDIRVYNTCAGYQYIRSNVNQTSSNWGLGNNAGPYEDLQGFLHRADEVAESLLSEGITGMKIWPFDVAAEKSHGQYISPQDLNTALEPFRKIRNAVGDKMDIMVEFHSLWRLPMAQKISCALQEFDTFWHEDAIRMDSLDLLKQYAVDCKALICASETLSYKWGFKDYLQTGVAGVAMLDLSWCGGLTEARKIAAMADAWQLPVAPHDCTGPVVWAASTHLSLHAPNALIQESVRAFYSGWYKELVTELPQVKNGMISLNDKPGLGLELLPDLHKRADAVVRVS, encoded by the coding sequence ATGAAAATCACGCAACTCGAAACCATCCTCTTGGGTGAATTTCCCAACATCATCTGGGTGCGCCTGCACACCGACGAGGGCCTGGTGGGCCTGGGCGAAACTTTCATGGGGGCGCAAGCAGTCGAGGCCTATTTGCACGAGTGGGTGGCCCCCAAGTTGGTGGGGCAAGATCCGCTGGCCATCGAGTCGCGCCAGCGCGACATCACGGGCTACTTGGGCTGGCGCGGGTCTGGTGTGGAGACACGCGGCAACTCGGCGGTGGACATTGCGCTGTGGGACATTTTTGGCAAGGCCGCTGGCATGCCGGTCTACACCGCCTTGGGTGGCAAGAGTCGCGACGACATCCGCGTGTACAACACCTGCGCGGGTTACCAGTACATCCGCAGCAACGTCAACCAGACCAGCAGCAACTGGGGGCTGGGCAACAACGCAGGGCCTTACGAAGACCTGCAGGGCTTTTTGCACCGCGCCGACGAGGTGGCCGAATCGCTTTTGAGCGAGGGCATTACCGGCATGAAGATCTGGCCTTTTGATGTGGCCGCAGAAAAGTCGCACGGCCAGTACATCAGCCCGCAAGACCTGAACACCGCGCTGGAGCCTTTCCGCAAAATCAGGAATGCGGTGGGCGACAAGATGGACATCATGGTCGAGTTCCACAGTCTGTGGCGCTTGCCCATGGCCCAAAAGATTTCATGCGCCTTGCAAGAGTTCGACACCTTTTGGCACGAAGACGCGATCCGCATGGACAGCCTCGACTTGCTCAAGCAGTACGCAGTGGACTGCAAAGCCTTGATTTGTGCCAGTGAAACGCTGAGCTACAAATGGGGATTCAAGGACTATTTGCAAACTGGTGTGGCAGGTGTGGCCATGCTCGACTTGAGTTGGTGCGGCGGCCTGACCGAGGCCCGCAAGATTGCTGCCATGGCCGACGCCTGGCAACTGCCCGTAGCCCCGCACGACTGCACCGGGCCGGTGGTGTGGGCAGCGTCCACACACTTGTCGCTGCACGCGCCCAATGCGCTCATTCAGGAAAGCGTGCGGGCCTTTTACAGCGGTTGGTACAAGGAGTTGGTGACCGAGTTACCGCAGGTGAAGAACGGCATGATCAGCTTGAACGACAAGCCGGGCTTGGGGCTGGAGTTGCTGCCTGATCTGCACAAGCGGGCTGATGCCGTGGTGCGTGTGAGCTGA
- a CDS encoding TRAP transporter large permease subunit has protein sequence MTIAVFVFSLLGVMALGMPIAYALLVCGLSLMAYMASNGMINAFDSQILAQRFVDGADNFPLLAVPFFLLAGEFMNAGGLSRRIVNLAMAWVGHFRGGLGYVAVMAAVIMASLSGSAVADTAALAALLIPMMKRAGYNVGRSAGLIASGGIIAPVIPPSIGFIIFGVAANVSITKLFLAGIVPGLLMGVAIGLTWWWVAKRENVQPGPRMNLSEKLKATREGILALGLPVFIIGGMKFGVFTPTEAAVVASVYSFVVGAFIYRELQWSKLYSLILAAGKTTSVIMFLVAAAMVSAWLITVANIPAEVARMMEPLMGNKTLLMVVLMLLVIVVGTALDFTPTVLILTPVLMPLVKQAGIDPVYFGVLFIMNNAIGLITPPVGTVLNVVCGVAKINMDTAFRGVMPFLLAQLGVLALLIAFPAIVIEPMKWMLR, from the coding sequence ATGACCATCGCTGTTTTTGTCTTCAGCTTGCTGGGGGTCATGGCCCTGGGCATGCCCATTGCCTACGCCTTGCTGGTGTGCGGCTTGAGCCTGATGGCCTACATGGCCAGCAACGGCATGATCAACGCGTTTGACAGCCAAATCTTGGCGCAGCGTTTTGTGGACGGTGCGGACAATTTCCCCTTGCTCGCGGTGCCGTTTTTCTTGTTGGCCGGAGAGTTCATGAACGCGGGCGGATTGAGCCGCCGCATCGTGAATTTGGCCATGGCCTGGGTTGGCCATTTCCGTGGGGGCTTGGGTTACGTCGCCGTCATGGCCGCCGTGATCATGGCTTCGCTCTCGGGTTCAGCCGTGGCCGACACGGCGGCATTGGCGGCCTTGCTGATCCCGATGATGAAGCGGGCGGGCTACAACGTGGGCCGCTCGGCCGGATTGATCGCCTCGGGCGGCATCATCGCGCCGGTGATTCCGCCTTCCATTGGCTTCATCATCTTCGGTGTGGCCGCCAACGTGTCCATCACCAAATTGTTCTTGGCGGGCATCGTGCCGGGCCTTTTGATGGGCGTGGCGATTGGCTTGACGTGGTGGTGGGTGGCCAAGCGCGAAAACGTGCAGCCGGGACCGCGCATGAATCTGTCTGAGAAACTGAAAGCCACGCGTGAAGGCATCCTGGCGCTGGGTTTGCCGGTGTTCATCATCGGCGGTATGAAATTTGGCGTGTTCACCCCCACCGAGGCGGCCGTGGTGGCTTCGGTCTACAGCTTTGTGGTGGGCGCTTTCATTTACCGCGAATTGCAATGGTCCAAGCTCTACAGCCTGATTTTGGCAGCTGGCAAGACCACATCGGTGATCATGTTTTTGGTGGCAGCGGCCATGGTCAGCGCCTGGCTCATCACCGTGGCCAACATCCCGGCCGAAGTGGCCCGCATGATGGAGCCGCTGATGGGCAACAAGACCTTGCTCATGGTGGTGTTGATGCTCTTGGTCATTGTGGTGGGCACTGCGCTGGACTTCACGCCCACGGTGCTGATTCTCACGCCGGTGCTGATGCCCTTGGTCAAGCAAGCGGGCATTGACCCGGTTTATTTTGGCGTATTGTTCATCATGAACAACGCCATTGGTTTGATCACCCCACCCGTGGGCACCGTGCTCAATGTGGTTTGCGGTGTGGCCAAGATCAACATGGATACCGCGTTCAGGGGTGTCATGCCATTCTTGCTGGCACAGTTGGGTGTGTTGGCCTTGTTGATCGCTTTCCCGGCCATCGTCATCGAGCCGATGAAGTGGATGCTGAGATGA
- a CDS encoding SDR family oxidoreductase, whose amino-acid sequence MSKIALVTGASSGIGKACALALLKEGWQVVLVGRRADALAAAVAEAGPNAGHAHAIPTDLSKEPEVKALFEQIRSRFGRLDLVFNNAGISLPYTLPGDLSGDEWRRAVDINLNGAFYTLSYAFKLMQEQSPQGGRIINNGSISAHVPRPGSIAYTATKHAISGLTRAASLDGRPYSIAVGQIDIGNVASDMTLKMASGVHQADLSIKAEPRMDMSAVVETFLTMARLPLSANILFTTVMATNMPFVGRG is encoded by the coding sequence ATGTCCAAAATCGCCCTCGTCACCGGTGCCAGCTCCGGCATCGGCAAAGCCTGCGCCCTGGCCCTGCTCAAAGAAGGCTGGCAAGTGGTCCTGGTCGGTCGCCGTGCCGACGCACTGGCCGCTGCAGTGGCCGAAGCCGGCCCCAACGCTGGCCACGCCCACGCCATCCCAACCGACCTCTCCAAAGAACCCGAAGTCAAGGCCTTGTTCGAGCAGATCCGTTCGCGCTTTGGTCGCCTCGATCTGGTGTTCAACAACGCCGGTATCTCGCTGCCCTACACCTTGCCGGGCGACCTGTCGGGAGACGAATGGCGCAGGGCTGTGGACATCAACCTGAATGGCGCTTTTTACACCTTGTCGTATGCCTTCAAGCTGATGCAAGAGCAAAGCCCGCAAGGCGGCCGCATCATCAACAACGGTTCGATTTCGGCACATGTGCCACGCCCCGGCTCGATTGCCTACACCGCCACCAAACACGCCATCTCGGGCCTGACCCGGGCGGCCTCATTGGATGGCCGCCCGTACAGCATCGCCGTGGGCCAAATCGACATTGGCAACGTGGCCTCGGACATGACGCTCAAAATGGCCTCGGGCGTGCACCAAGCCGACCTGAGCATCAAAGCCGAGCCGCGCATGGACATGAGCGCCGTGGTCGAGACCTTCCTGACCATGGCCCGCCTGCCCCTGTCGGCCAATATTTTGTTCACCACCGTGATGGCGACCAATATGCCGTTTGTCGGACGCGGTTGA
- a CDS encoding TRAP transporter substrate-binding protein, whose protein sequence is MLKRRNLVALIAGTFLVASSAMAQFADRNIKFTNGVNEDHPVGVGVKKMQEVLAAKTGGKMKITAFWGGAAGGDLPATQALRAGTQEMVCTSSSPLVGIVKELGVFDLPFLFANEKEADAVLDGAAGRYFNAKLEAAGLVNLAYWENGFRNLTNSKRPVTKLEDFDGVKVRVMQNNIFLDTFRTLGTNAVPMAFGEVFTALETKTIDGQENPFVTIETSKFNEVQRFLSVTRHAYTPFLILYSKKLWDQLNPQEQAVLREAAMEGQKVQRAANRALNERSLASLKTKGMQVNEVSAAEQNRIRARVASVYDKHKDSIGPDAIKVVQDELRKARGG, encoded by the coding sequence ATGTTGAAACGCAGAAATCTGGTAGCCCTGATCGCGGGCACTTTCCTGGTGGCATCGAGCGCCATGGCGCAGTTTGCCGACCGCAACATCAAGTTCACCAATGGTGTGAACGAAGATCACCCGGTGGGCGTGGGCGTCAAGAAAATGCAAGAAGTCCTGGCGGCCAAAACTGGCGGCAAGATGAAGATCACCGCCTTTTGGGGCGGTGCTGCGGGCGGCGACTTGCCCGCCACTCAGGCCTTGCGTGCAGGCACCCAAGAGATGGTGTGCACCTCCAGCTCGCCTTTGGTGGGCATTGTCAAGGAGTTGGGCGTGTTTGACCTGCCTTTCCTGTTTGCCAACGAAAAAGAAGCCGACGCCGTGCTGGATGGCGCAGCCGGCAGGTATTTCAATGCCAAACTCGAAGCCGCAGGCCTGGTGAACCTGGCGTATTGGGAAAACGGTTTCCGTAATCTCACCAACAGCAAGCGTCCGGTCACCAAGCTGGAAGACTTCGATGGCGTGAAAGTTCGCGTCATGCAAAACAACATCTTCCTCGACACCTTCAGGACGCTGGGCACCAATGCCGTGCCCATGGCCTTTGGTGAGGTGTTCACCGCCTTGGAAACCAAGACCATCGACGGTCAGGAAAATCCTTTCGTGACCATTGAGACCTCCAAGTTCAATGAGGTGCAGAGGTTCCTGAGTGTCACGCGCCATGCCTATACGCCATTCCTGATTCTCTACAGCAAGAAGCTGTGGGACCAACTCAACCCACAAGAGCAAGCTGTTTTGCGTGAAGCCGCCATGGAAGGCCAAAAAGTCCAACGTGCTGCTAACCGTGCGCTGAATGAAAGGTCTCTGGCTTCGCTCAAAACCAAGGGCATGCAGGTCAACGAGGTGAGCGCTGCCGAGCAAAACCGCATCCGCGCCAGGGTGGCTTCGGTGTACGACAAACACAAGGACTCGATTGGTCCTGACGCCATCAAGGTGGTGCAAGACGAGCTTCGGAAAGCGCGCGGCGGCTGA